A region of Stigmatopora nigra isolate UIUO_SnigA chromosome 6, RoL_Snig_1.1, whole genome shotgun sequence DNA encodes the following proteins:
- the lpar2b gene encoding lysophosphatidic acid receptor 2b, with protein sequence MDIQTTDDMEGCYYNQTVKFFYHKSGKNISDHWRRRDYVIVSLGITVCFIVIFSNLLVIGAILKNRRFHYPIYYLLGNLALADLFSGVSYLHLMFHTGPWTIKLSRYQWFVRQSLIDTSLTASVLNLLAVAVERHQTIFNMQLHSKMSTRRVFIIMVFIWLVAIVMGLVPTMGWHCLCDLPNCSTMAPLYSRSYLVFWGLLNLLTFSIMVAVYTRIFVYVRRKSKQMSQHTTQMRHRETVFNLMKTVSMILGCFVICWTPGLVVLLLDGLGCTKCNVLLYEKYCLVLAECNSLVNPIIYSFRDKDMRRTFREILCCLCRRGGGANHSETAGFSGVNFNTLEPENSKSRDVELMEKSNGAPLISKHSDVTSSSGNWK encoded by the exons ATGGATATCCAGACGACAGATGACATGGAGGGTTGCTACTATAACCAGactgtcaaatttttttatcacaaaagcGGCAAGAACATTAGCGACCATTGGCGCCGCCGCGACTACGTTATCGTGTCGCTGGGTATCACCGTCTGTTTCATCGTCATCTTCTCCAACTTGCTGGTCATCGGCGCCATTTTGAAAAATCGGCGctttcattatcccatttattaCTTGTTGGGGAACTTGGCTTTGGCAGATCTTTTCTCAG GTGTCTCCTACCTCCACTTGATGTTCCACACGGGTCCGTGGACCATCAAACTGTCCAGATATCAGTGGTTCGTACGTCAAAGCCTAATCGACACCAGCCTGACGGCGTCCGTCCTCAACCTCCTGGCCGTGGCGGTAGAGCGCCACCAGACCATCTTCAACATGCAGCTGCACAGCAAGATGAGCACGCGGCGCGTCTTCATCATCATGGTCTTCATCTGGCTGGTGGCTATCGTCATGGGCCTGGTGCCCACCATGGGTTGGCACTGCCTCTGCGATTTGCCCAACTGTTCCACTATGGCGCCGCTCTACAGCCGCAGTTACCTGGTATTCTGGGGGCTACTCAACTTGCTGACCTTTTCCATCATGGTGGCCGTCTACACGCGTATTTTCGTGTACGTGCGACGTAAGAGCAAGCAGATGTCGCAGCATACCACTCAGATGAGGCACCGGGAGACTGTTTTTAACCTTATGAAGACCGTCTCCATGATTTTGG gctGTTTTGTGATCTGCTGGACTCCAGGCCTGGTGGTCCTCCTCCTGGACGGCCTAGGCTGCACCAAGTGCAACGTCCTCCTCTACGAGAAGTACTGCCTGGTGCTGGCCGAGTGCAACTCCCTGGTCAACCCTATCATCTACTCCTTCCGGGACAAAGACATGCGTAGGACCTTCAGGGAGATCCTTTGCTGCCTCTGtcggcgaggaggaggagccaaccATAGCGAGACGGCGGGCTTTTCCGGAGTCAACTTTAACACCTTGGAGCCCGAG AACTCCAAATCTCGCGACGTGGAACTGATGGAGAAGAGCAACGGGGCGCCGCTCATCAGCAAACATTCGGACGTCACGTCATCTTCAGGGAACTGGAAATAA
- the soul5l gene encoding heme-binding protein 2, translating to MIFLPVLAVLALAGGAEGSVGPSTNGSFCTESKECLEFQLLCKTDEYEVRHYSPTRWVSTDAEAYFMGVGAAMAFRRLFQYITGANEAGVQMEMTAPVLVKIPEETKMWEPAVYTLNFPLPRAYQEKAPAPTNDKLYFTEMPEMDVYVRGYGGWMLSVTSRLHAHLLTKELERVRAAYNRTYHYGVGYDSPLKLLNRHNEVWYIAEGAPVCSDPQEPTPAHLARATNPPTDVPTDQTTSNVSETTAITTPASATTPISATTSAPTTTPASTTTPVTSFTPSSASTEVPAATPPNATSPEPRGNSTDPISASQDGV from the exons gATTTTCCTACCAGTATTGGCCGTGCTGGCCCTTGCGGGGGGTGCCGAAGGGAGTGTTGG GCCAAGCACCAATGGCAGCTTTTGCACTGAGTCAAAGGAGTGTCTTGAATTTCAACTGCTCTGCAAAACTGATGAATATGAA GTACGCCACTATAGCCCCACCCGCTGGGTATCCACGGACGCCGAAGCCTACTTCATGGGCGTGGGCGCCGCCATGGCCTTCCGAAGACTTTTTCAATACATCACCGGCGCAAACGAAGCag GCGTCCAAATGGAAATGACCGCTCCCGTCCTGGTCAAAATCCCCGAAGAAACCAAAATGTGGGAGCCGGCTGTCTACACACTCAACTTCCCACTTCCGCGAGCCTATCAGGAGAAGGCGCCCGCACCCACAAATGACAAG TTGTATTTCACCGAAATGCCCGAGATGGACGTCTACGTACGTGGCTACGGCGGTTGGATGCTGTCGGTCACGTCAAGGCTTCACGCACACCTGTTGACGAAAGAGCTGGAACGGGTGCGAGCAGCGTATAATCGTACTTATCACTACGGAGTCGGCTATGACAG CCCGCTAAAGCTACTCAACAGACACAATGAAGTGTGGTACATCGCCGAGGGGGCGCCAGTGTGTTCCGACCCTCAAGAACCCACCCCTGCCCACCTCGCCAGGGCGACCAATCCCCCCACAGACGTACCCACCGACCAGACAACCTCCAACGTTTCAGAAACGACCGCCATCACAACCCCAGCCTCCGCCACAACCCCAATCTCCGCCACGACCTCGGCCCCCACCACAACTCCGGCCTCCACCACAACCCCCGTCACTTCCTTTACCCCAAGCTCCGCCTCCACTGAAGTCCCGGCAGCCACGCCCCCCAACGCCACCTCGCCAGAGCCTCGAGGAAACAGCACAGATCCCATTTCAGCTTCCCAAGATGGCGTCTAA
- the LOC144197859 gene encoding calmodulin-regulated spectrin-associated protein 3-like codes for MVDSGPGDASTAAAVEIPPLERCDFQRAKIRASLRWLLCKAYGGAENVPAELREPLSKDQHDLKPAVVRLLVSAEIYCRATGALLRARGAPATAPSDGCSLLQFLTKKGVAPQVQDVDVREDDLAHVPVDMKAHLAVIDSLMSLAAGEIVDRVEMAAEAGQMGAGAPWENALLFWVNRLNQKLRECTEGEESPPRAPSAETQPSQETGPPTRWYWKLVPHAIAFCLKESGNKPAVIRYRKDKVQSKLTPTFPLVTAIKDLSNGCALAAVMHFYCPSILALEDVCLKDTMSVADSLYNLQLIQEFCQSHLQSCCFLPLEDLLYAPPLLHVNIMSFVAELLEWFEIKKPDFVKPVEAIDLTDISGLVFCTSPVSGNSNSGSPLFVFKQPFVNVASPVTQENKSWTKKQISRPLSAVTFSIPFGLDSDVDVVMGNPIDSVFRSVSTDSLGAVIPVSSPPHVPYTHPEDLSHLVSASAPPRRSSWGPFTHTAPPGALPAVEEAVQMTPVGKERKKESLAARAEPRLCPEGAPAGFFLHSPFEDNPQLSSSAPCRSGVIYRPVGGGASGGGGGERTERMERSSRATDTSRDDDSVLRDGSVDSSEASDDAPRNAPGNMRPTKSHRGHDSPGNSPRLTSFAERREIRRRNPVASGEDFATTPGTPGTPCTPAGTPCVKSLEPGSEVWELGARLEEKRKSMEAQKRRIEAIFARHRQRLGKTALLKMKRERGEGGGDATGEDEEEDQLTLEERLSQMEAQLKKEEEAEKEEDKDKDKASQPKPPRLEKQVTFSLDGKKGQDKDKGGDVMVEYNEIVQKLSQALQSLQKDMHKLTEQQQQLLGNQRPRSSQKVPPKFKSKGKSKSNPQTPPTTPAKTPPRTPTKNPSTSKAWMIPTPPKTSILSPSRRTHLSSASTSPKTIVSSSCPAPRTKIHISPAARSPKHQPRTQPHPRPSELKFPPLNRVLTPTHTVDTLPHLRRVSPSKCQVQTSSSFRIGGPESPREVPRPMVQTEDSTSETGSSETPTQFSLELEQDDLEAPPLPTPPPPRVPSGSSSGAPSECSFESETMSISAAYSATGVPERPCGPIEEQIPSLGGSEGVPDENQDFSSDSMSESLARVGSDITEQADSTLEGENLSDQQTESSEGPAKSDIVEPMEERNELETRGGIGFFFTDFVDNEVEMAQRKALLLERQQKRAEDLKKKRQEQEREKRLESSQDNTSSPSNSPRVGYTSSSPTPPATPVRRGDFTRFEYARRQQLRVFDDLDKVLRRKSPNQSRSPVRKTRARPRSVTREETKLSMSPAKKATAPKMTKSHSSLNLAATEVPETKDGEKKIQSRSSSPAGCVTPIRLARQNGDCETSSTGTSPVPEYTGPKLFKEPSFKSNKFIIHNALSRCCLAGKVNESQKNKIVEELEKSPAKHFLILFRDASCQFRGVYTANPESTELIRLTGVGPKTINSSQVESMYKYSSDRKQFSAIPSKTLGMSVDAFTIPGNLWYGGSTGAAATTTAGGGVSRRASVVKKGLTK; via the exons ATGGTGGACTCCGGGCCCGGCGACGCctcgacggcggcggcggtggagaTCCCCCCGCTGGAGCGCTGCGACTTCCAGCGGGCTAAAATCCGCGCTAGCCTGCGTTGGCTGCTCTGCAAGGCTTACGGGGGTGCAG AAAACGTGCCAGCCGAGTTGCGAGAACCCCTCAGCAAGGACCAGCATGATCTCAAACCAGCGGTGGTCCGGCTTTTGGTCTCGGCGGAAATCTACTGCCGAGCCACGGGCGCACTCCTGCGAGCCCGTGGGGCACCCGCCACGGCGCCCTCCGATGGCTGCTCCCTGTTGCAGTTCTTGACCAAGAAAGGCGTGGCTCCACAGGTCCAGGATGTGGACGTCAGGGAAGACGACTTGGCCCACGTCCCTGTTGACATG AAAGCCCACCTAGCCGTGATAGACTCCCTGATGTCGCTGGCCGCTGGGGAGATCGTGGACCGTGTGGAAATGGCCGCCGAGGCCGGGCAGATGGGTGCGGGGGCGCCGTGGGAGAACGCGCTGCTCTTCTGGGTCAACAGG TTGAACCAGAAGTTGAGGGAATGCACGGAGGGAGAAGAGTCGCCGCCACGGGCGCCGAGTGCGGAGACGCAGCCCAGCCAAGAAACG GGTCCACCCACGCGTTGGTACTGGAAGTTGGTCCCC CATGCTATCGCTTTTTGTTTGAAGGAATCGGGGAACAAACCTGCAGTG ATCCGCTACAGGAAAGACAAAGTACAGTCCAAACTGACCCCCACCTTCCCTCTGGTGACCGCCATCAAAGACCTCTCTAATGGTTGCGCCCTAGCCGCCGTGATGCACTTCTACTGCCCCTCCATTTTGGCTCTGGAGG ATGTTTGTCTGAAGGACACCATGTCCGTGGCGGATAGTCTTTACAATTTGCAGCTGATTCAAGAGTTTTGCCAGAGTCATTTGCAGAGTTGTTGCTTTCTACCACTAGAGGACCTTCTATACGCACCCCCACTTTTACac GTAAACATCATGAGCTTTGTAGCAGAATTGCTAGAATGGTTCGAGATAAAGAAGCCGGATTTCGTCAAGCCGGTAGAAGCCATTGACCTCACAG ACATCTCAGGTTTAGTTTTCTGTACCAGTCCAGTCAGTGGGAACAGTAACAG TGGTTCTCCTTTGTTTGTCTTCAAACAACCTTTTGTGAACGTCGCCTCGCCTGTAACGCAag aaaacaaAAGCTGGACAAAGAAACAAATCAG TCGTCCTCTGTCCGCAGTGACTTTCAGCATCCCATTTGGTCTGGACAGTGATGTTGATGTTGTCATGGGCAACCCAATAGATTCTGTCTTTCGCTCTGTCAGCACTGACAGCCTAGGCGCCGTCATCCCCGTCTCCTCCCCACCCCATGTCCCGTACACCCACCCCGAGGACCTCAGCCACCTAGTCAGTGCCTCGGCGCCACCCCGGCGCTCTTCCTGGGGACCTTTTACGCACACGGCACCCCCGGGAGCGCTACCCGCCGTGGAGGAGGCGGTGCAAATGACTCCTGTTGGCAAGGAACGCAAAAAGGAAAGTTTGGCGGCGAGAGCAGAACCCAGATTGTGTCCCGAAGGAGCCCCGGCTGGGTTTTTCCTTCATTCTCCATTTGAGGACAATCCTCAGCTTAGTAGCTCCGCCCCCTGCCGCTCGGGGGTCATTTATCGGCCCGTGGGCGGAGGGGCGagtggcggaggaggaggagagaggaCGGAGAGGATGGAGAGGTCGTCAAGGGCGACGGATACGTCACGTGACGACGACTCGGTCCTACGAGACGGTAGCGTCGACTCGTCAGAAGCGTCCGACGACGCCCCTAGAAACGCCCCCGGCAACATGCGACCCACTAAGAGTCATCGAGGACACGACAGCCCCGGCAACAGTCCACGCCTGACCAGCTTCGCGGAAAGACGGGAAATCAGAAGACGGAATCCCGTAGCTTCTGGGGAGGACTTTGCCACGACTCCAGGGACTCCGGGGACGCCCTGTACCCCGGCGGGGACCCCCTGCGTCAAAAGTCTGGAGCCGGGTTCGGAAGTCTGGGAGTTGGGAGCTCGTCTGGAGGAGAAACGGAAAAGCATGGAGGCGCAAAAGAGACGAATTGAGGCCATCTTTGCCAGACATCGACAGCGGTTAGGCAAAACAGCGTTGCTTAAAATGAAGCGAGAGCGAGGAGAAGGAGGGGGAGACGCCACgggggaggatgaggaggaagaccAACTCACTCTGGAAGAGCGTCTCAGTCAAATGGAGGCGCAActgaaaaaggaagaagaagcaGAAAAGGAGGAGGACAAGGACAAAGACAAAGCTTCACAACCGAAGCCACCTCGACTGGAGAAGCAGGTCACATTTTCCCTGGACGGCAAGAAAGGACAAGACAAGGACAAAGGAGGTGACGTCATGGTGGAGTATAACGAAATAGTCCAGAAACTGAGTCAAGCCTTGCAGTCCTTACAGAAGGACATGCACAAGTTaacagaacaacaacaacaacttctaGGCAACCAACGACCCAGAAGCTCCCAAAAAGTCCCTCCAAAATTCAAATCCAAGGGCAAATCAAAGTCCAATCCCCAGACTCCTCCCACCACCCCTGCTAAGACGCCTCCAAGAACCCCAACCAAGAATCCCAGCACTAGCAAAGCCTGGATGATCCCAACACCTCCCAAAACCTCCATTTTGTCGCCATCCCGACGAACACACTTGTCCTCCGCGTCAACCTCCCCCAAGACAATTGTCTCCTCCTCTTGCCCCGCCCCTCGCACCAAGATCCACATCTCACCTGCTGCCCGAAGTCCTAAACACCAACCCCGGACGCAACCTCACCCCCGACCCTCCGAACTGAAATTCCCCCCTCTCAACCGAGTCCTGACCCCAACCCACACGGTGGACACCCTCCCCCACTTACGACGGGTCTCACCCAGCAAATGTCAAGTCCAGACTTCGTCCTCTTTTCGCATCGGTGGTCCCGAAAGTCCCCGGGAAGTCCCTCGACCAATGGTCCAGACTGAAGACAGCACTTCCGAGACTGGGTCCAGCGAGACGCCAACGCAATTCAGCCTGGAACTCGAACAAGACGACTTAGAAGCCCCCCCACTGCCCACGCCACCTCCCCCAAGAGTCCCCAGCGGCAGTAGCTCCGGCGCCCCCTCCGAATGCTCTTTTGAAAGCGAGACAATGTCCATTTCGGCGGCTTACAGCGCCACAGGAGTTCCAGAAAGGCCTTGTGGTCCCATTGAGGAGCAAATCCCTTCCCTTGGAGGTTCTGAAGGAGTTCCCGATGAGAATCAGGACTTTTCTTCAGACTCTATGAGTGAGTCGTTGGCGAGAGTCGGTTCTGACATTACTGAACAGGCGGACTCAACCCTGGAGGGCGAGAATCTTTCAGACCAGCAGACGGAATCCAGTGAAGGACCGGCTAAGTCAGACATAGTGGAACCAATGGAAGAACGCAATGAGCTGGAAACCAGAGGAGGGATTGGATTCTTCTTCACG GATTTCGTGGACAACGAAGTGGAGATGGCCCAACGAAAAGCTTTACTTTTGGAGAGACAGCAAAAACGAGCTGAGGACCTCAAGAAGAAACGACAAGAACAAGAACGTGAAAAAAG ATTGGAATCTTCACAAGACAACACTTCCTCTCCGTCCAACTCACCTCGTGTGGGATACACCTCCTCATCTCCGACGCCTCCGGCCACTCCAGTCCGCCGTGGCGACTTCACCAGATTTGAATACGCCCGCCGGCAACAGCTTCGGGTTTTTGACGACCTGGACAAGGTCTTACGACGAAAATCTCCCAACCAGAGTCGATCGCCAGTACGCAAAACCCGAGCCCGGCCTCGAAGCGTCACTAGAGAAGAAACCAAACTCTCCATGAGTCCTGCCAAGAAAGCTAcag CCCCGAAAATGACCAAGTCTCATTCTTCGCTCAACCTAGCCGCCACAGAAGTTCCCGAAACCAAAGACGGGGAGAAGAAAATCCAAAG CCGATCATCTTCACCCGCCGGTTGCGTGACACCAATCCGACTTGCCAGGCAGAACGGAGACTGCGAAACCAGTTCTACTGGAACCTCACCAGTACCAGAATACACAG GTCCAAAACTCTTCAAAGAACCCAGTTTCAAATCCAACAAGTTCATCATCCACAACGCTCTTTCTCGTTGCTGTTTAGCCGGGAAAGTCAACGAATCTCAGAAGAACAAAATCGTAGAG GAACTGGAAAAGAGCCCAGCCAAACACTTCCTCATCCTCTTCCGGGACGCCAGTTGCCAGTTCCGTGGCGTCTACACGGCCAATCCAGAATCCACGGAACTGATCCGCCTAACCGGTGTAGGCCCTAAAACCATAAACTCATCCCAGGTGGAGTCCATGTACAAGTACAGCTCAGACCGGAAGCAGTTTAGCGCCATCCCATCCAAGACTTTGGGCATGAGTGTGGATGCCTTCACCATTCCCGGAAACCTGTGGTACGGTGGGTCAACGGGGGCGGCGGCAACGACGACGGCGGGGGGCGGAGTTAGTAGAAGGGCGAGTGTGGTCAAGAAAGGACTTACCAAATGA